The Allochromatium tepidum genome has a window encoding:
- a CDS encoding cephalosporin hydroxylase family protein — protein MIDDRDIFLAERQRRVKSYQHNSVLLDASKQFMSETLRTKYSYQFDWLGLPIIQYPQDIVIMQELIWSVRPDLIIETGIARGGSLIFSASMLALLDLSENIADNRATIHPRRKVIGVDIDIRPHNRCAIEKNPLSSYVEMIEGSSIDFDIVEQVRLLTKDYHRPMVFLDSNHTHNHVLAELEAYAPLVGVGSYCIVFDTLIEDYPSATFADRPWHAGNSPKSAVNEFLRTNSNFQIDSFVQDKILVTAAKDGFLKRLK, from the coding sequence ATGATTGATGATCGCGATATTTTTCTTGCTGAGCGGCAGAGGCGTGTCAAAAGCTACCAGCACAATAGCGTCTTGCTGGATGCAAGCAAGCAGTTTATGAGCGAGACGTTACGCACAAAATATTCTTATCAGTTCGACTGGTTAGGTCTTCCGATCATTCAATATCCACAAGATATCGTCATTATGCAGGAGCTGATCTGGTCAGTACGGCCAGATCTGATCATCGAAACTGGAATTGCGCGCGGCGGTTCTTTGATTTTCAGTGCATCGATGCTCGCTTTGCTGGATTTAAGTGAGAATATCGCGGACAATCGTGCCACAATTCACCCCAGGCGAAAAGTGATAGGCGTAGACATTGATATCCGCCCCCATAATCGATGCGCGATTGAAAAAAACCCACTTTCTTCTTACGTCGAAATGATTGAGGGTTCAAGCATTGATTTCGATATAGTCGAACAGGTCAGGTTGCTGACTAAAGACTACCATCGACCAATGGTCTTCCTCGACTCGAACCATACCCATAATCACGTTTTAGCCGAACTTGAAGCATATGCGCCATTGGTTGGAGTTGGCTCATACTGCATCGTATTTGACACCCTGATTGAAGACTATCCATCTGCCACTTTCGCGGATCGCCCCTGGCACGCAGGCAACAGCCCTAAAAGCGCCGTCAATGAGTTCCTCCGCACCAACTCGAACTTTCAGATTGACTCTT